A portion of the Acidisarcina polymorpha genome contains these proteins:
- a CDS encoding complex I subunit 4 family protein, with product MNDSILTWITLLPAAGAVVVALLPRRGQVIQWFTLLVMLATLGLALHLPAHFVPGQGGFQFEVNRAWIASPNIHYHLGVDGISVWLVVLTAFLGPLAVFASWKAIATRTKEFYFLLLLQWTAMIGVFVSLDLFLYYGFWELSLVPMAIAIAMFGRDRGPQAALKFFVYTFLPSALFLVAILWLYAKTGSFDFVVLQQALASGNLGATPQALTWVALAFLVAFAVKVPVFPLHGWLGDVISEAPTGMAMVVAGKLGLYSILRFNLGLFPAQAKQFAPWMIALAVIGLLYGALVALVQKDLKRLAAYSTMSGLSFCTLGIFSFAIAGIDGSIYQILSHEISGSALLVLLGILYERFGTYDIASYGGLAAKMPRYATLFVVTSLSLIGWPILNGFVGEFLVLSSSYGVHAGWGAAATIGVILSAAYMLWMVQRVFYGPTSSLVAGKGSPDLLFREAIALWPVAVLMFIMGVASPAWIRLIDPTVTALVGTIERAPSPSSFPRTVAAQTIPGGEKR from the coding sequence TTGAACGATTCAATCTTGACGTGGATCACGCTCTTACCCGCCGCGGGCGCGGTGGTAGTGGCCCTTTTGCCGCGACGCGGACAGGTGATTCAGTGGTTCACGCTGTTGGTGATGCTGGCGACACTTGGCTTGGCGCTGCATTTGCCTGCTCACTTTGTTCCCGGCCAGGGTGGTTTTCAGTTTGAAGTCAACCGGGCATGGATCGCGAGCCCGAACATTCATTACCACCTCGGGGTGGACGGCATATCGGTGTGGCTGGTCGTGCTGACTGCGTTTCTCGGACCCTTGGCGGTCTTCGCGTCCTGGAAAGCAATTGCGACCCGCACCAAAGAGTTCTACTTCCTCTTGCTGCTGCAGTGGACGGCGATGATCGGCGTCTTCGTCTCGCTTGACCTCTTCCTCTATTACGGATTCTGGGAGCTGTCGCTGGTGCCGATGGCTATCGCGATTGCCATGTTCGGCCGCGACCGCGGACCCCAAGCAGCGCTGAAGTTCTTCGTCTACACCTTCCTGCCGTCGGCGCTCTTCCTGGTGGCCATCTTATGGCTCTATGCGAAGACCGGGAGCTTCGACTTCGTCGTCCTGCAGCAGGCGTTGGCGAGTGGAAACTTGGGCGCGACTCCGCAGGCGCTCACCTGGGTAGCGTTGGCCTTCCTGGTCGCGTTTGCGGTCAAGGTGCCGGTGTTCCCGCTGCACGGCTGGCTGGGCGATGTCATCTCGGAGGCGCCCACGGGCATGGCGATGGTGGTGGCCGGCAAGCTGGGGCTTTACTCCATCCTGCGTTTCAACCTGGGCCTTTTTCCCGCCCAGGCCAAGCAGTTCGCGCCGTGGATGATTGCGCTGGCGGTGATTGGCTTGCTCTACGGAGCGTTGGTCGCGCTGGTGCAGAAGGACCTCAAGCGCCTGGCGGCTTATTCGACGATGAGCGGCCTTAGCTTTTGCACGTTGGGAATTTTCAGCTTCGCAATCGCCGGGATTGATGGATCAATCTACCAGATTCTCAGCCATGAGATCAGCGGCAGTGCACTCCTGGTGCTGCTGGGAATTCTGTATGAGCGTTTCGGCACCTACGACATTGCCTCCTATGGCGGCCTGGCGGCGAAGATGCCGCGGTATGCGACCTTGTTCGTCGTCACCTCCCTGTCGCTGATAGGCTGGCCAATTTTGAATGGATTTGTGGGTGAATTTCTGGTCCTGAGCAGCAGCTATGGAGTGCATGCAGGGTGGGGCGCTGCCGCGACGATCGGCGTGATCCTGAGCGCGGCTTATATGTTGTGGATGGTGCAGCGGGTCTTTTACGGCCCGACCTCCTCGCTGGTCGCCGGCAAAGGGTCGCCCGATCTGCTCTTCCGCGAAGCCATCGCCCTGTGGCCGGTCGCGGTCCTGATGTTCATCATGGGAGTGGCCTCGCCAGCCTGGATCCGGCTGATCGATCCTACGGTGACGGCATTGGTCGGCACGATCGAGCGCGCTCCTTCGCCAAGCTCTTTCCCGCGCACGGTGGCGGCCCAGACGATACCGGGAGGAGAGAAGCGATGA
- a CDS encoding NADH-quinone oxidoreductase subunit N produces MNQTESFLRILPEVILTVTGVVVMMIEAVLPRASSRKPLGWMAILGVLAALYASLRQALLVPGTAYSGLIQTDAFSVFFHVLICGIVLVTLLVALDSLQGAVDNQGEFFALVAFGAVGMLLMTTASELLLVFIGLEISSISTYIMAGLRKRAAKGPEAAIKYFLLGSFATAFFLYGVALIFGATGTTNIASLASLLPQSQTPVFALVGLAMILIGIGFKVSAAPFQVWTPDVYEGAPPATVGLMSTAPKAAAFAFLLRILYGAFPAYHVHWVPLIWIMAALSMTVGNLGALRQQNVKRMLAYSSIAHAGYLLVAFAALSADGVAAASFYAASYAAMNVGVFAVISHVGGREEKIVTVGDYRGLAYRSPLLGGMLAFFLISLIGIPFTGGFFGKFYVFSAALHSGLVWLAILGLFNSGIAAFYYLRLLTSAYSKPSETQPMESIARVTPALLVALLLTVVATLILGIVPNQVLGSAKAGAITFYPDASNANAIAVKH; encoded by the coding sequence ATGAACCAGACTGAGAGTTTCCTTCGCATCCTGCCCGAGGTCATTCTGACGGTGACCGGCGTTGTGGTGATGATGATTGAGGCGGTCCTGCCGCGCGCCAGCAGCCGGAAGCCGCTCGGCTGGATGGCGATTCTAGGGGTACTGGCCGCGCTTTATGCCAGTCTGCGCCAGGCTTTGCTGGTTCCGGGGACTGCCTATAGCGGCTTGATCCAAACCGACGCCTTTAGTGTTTTCTTTCATGTGTTGATTTGCGGCATCGTTCTGGTGACTCTGCTGGTGGCGCTCGACAGCCTGCAAGGCGCAGTCGACAATCAGGGCGAGTTTTTCGCCTTAGTAGCCTTCGGCGCAGTCGGCATGCTGTTAATGACCACCGCCTCGGAGCTGCTGCTGGTCTTTATCGGCTTGGAGATCTCCTCGATCTCCACTTACATCATGGCCGGGCTGAGAAAGCGCGCGGCGAAGGGCCCGGAAGCTGCGATCAAATACTTCCTGCTGGGGTCGTTCGCGACGGCGTTCTTTCTTTACGGAGTCGCGCTCATCTTCGGCGCAACCGGCACCACCAACATCGCTTCACTTGCTTCCCTGCTGCCGCAGAGCCAGACGCCGGTCTTTGCCTTAGTCGGGTTGGCCATGATCCTGATCGGCATCGGCTTCAAGGTATCGGCGGCGCCGTTTCAGGTCTGGACACCGGACGTCTATGAAGGCGCTCCTCCAGCGACGGTGGGGTTGATGTCGACGGCACCGAAGGCGGCTGCTTTCGCCTTCCTGCTGCGCATCCTCTATGGAGCGTTCCCGGCCTATCACGTCCATTGGGTACCGCTGATCTGGATCATGGCGGCGCTCTCGATGACTGTCGGCAACCTAGGAGCGCTTCGGCAGCAAAATGTGAAGCGGATGCTGGCCTATTCCTCGATCGCCCACGCCGGTTATCTGCTGGTCGCCTTCGCAGCGCTCTCTGCGGATGGAGTAGCGGCGGCCAGCTTCTATGCTGCCTCCTATGCAGCGATGAATGTAGGAGTTTTTGCAGTCATCAGCCATGTCGGCGGGCGTGAAGAAAAGATCGTGACGGTGGGCGATTACCGAGGCCTCGCCTACCGCTCTCCACTGCTTGGCGGCATGCTGGCGTTCTTCCTGATCTCGCTGATCGGGATTCCGTTTACGGGCGGATTTTTTGGCAAGTTCTATGTCTTCTCCGCAGCCCTGCATTCGGGTCTGGTCTGGCTGGCGATTTTAGGGCTTTTCAATAGCGGGATTGCCGCTTTCTATTACCTGCGGCTGCTGACTTCAGCTTACTCGAAGCCGAGCGAGACGCAGCCGATGGAGTCGATCGCCCGGGTCACCCCCGCTCTGCTAGTGGCCCTTCTGCTGACCGTCGTCGCCACGCTCATTCTGGGAATCGTGCCGAATCAGGTGCTGGGAAGCGCCAAAGCCGGGGCGATCACCTTCTATCCGGATGCGTCCAATGCCAATGCAATAGCGGTCAAGCACTGA
- a CDS encoding RNA polymerase sigma factor, which produces MPPPVPEQLSRTIETLYRTESGRVLATLVRLLGDLDLAEESMHEAFAAALESWTLAGIPENPRPWLISTARFKAIDAIRRRVRLDEAQRDLVAHMESRANAASTGYEEIGDEEIEDDRLRLIFTCCHPALPPEGQVALTLREVCGLTTEEIARAFLLTPAALAQRIVRAKAKIRETPIPYEVPAPQELPERLDAVLQVIYLVFNEGYSAASGAEVTRAELTGEAIRLGRLLAELKPEASKPETPEIMGLLALMLLQESRRAARTSPTGELILLENQDRSLWNREQIEEGVSLVEKALKSRRFGSYTLQAAIAAVHAEAESVAATDWRQIVALYNQLARIQPSPVVHLNRAVAIAMRDGPEAGLTHIDAVLEHGELANYYLAHSARAEMYRRLGRTAEARSSYEKALALTQQEPERKFLQVRLLQLK; this is translated from the coding sequence ATGCCGCCGCCTGTGCCCGAACAACTCAGCAGGACCATTGAAACTCTCTACCGCACGGAATCGGGGCGGGTTCTAGCGACGCTCGTGCGCCTGCTTGGAGACCTGGATCTGGCCGAAGAGTCGATGCATGAGGCGTTCGCTGCGGCTCTGGAGTCGTGGACGCTGGCTGGCATTCCGGAAAACCCGCGCCCCTGGCTGATTTCAACAGCACGCTTCAAGGCAATCGACGCTATTCGCCGGCGTGTGCGTCTCGATGAAGCACAGAGGGATCTTGTTGCCCATATGGAATCTCGTGCCAACGCCGCTTCCACCGGGTATGAAGAAATTGGCGATGAAGAGATTGAGGACGATCGTCTCCGATTAATATTTACCTGCTGCCATCCCGCTCTGCCTCCGGAAGGACAGGTTGCGCTCACTCTTCGCGAAGTTTGCGGCCTGACGACGGAAGAAATTGCCCGGGCATTTCTGTTGACGCCGGCAGCGCTTGCCCAACGCATCGTGCGCGCCAAGGCGAAGATTCGAGAGACGCCGATTCCCTACGAGGTCCCGGCGCCGCAGGAGTTGCCGGAGCGGCTGGATGCGGTGCTTCAGGTCATCTATCTGGTCTTTAACGAGGGTTACTCGGCTGCGTCGGGAGCGGAGGTCACGCGAGCGGAGCTCACCGGCGAAGCGATTCGATTGGGACGGCTGCTCGCTGAACTCAAGCCGGAGGCATCAAAGCCGGAAACCCCGGAAATCATGGGACTGCTTGCGCTGATGTTGCTCCAGGAATCGCGTCGGGCGGCAAGGACCTCTCCAACCGGAGAATTGATTTTGCTGGAAAATCAAGACCGCTCGCTCTGGAACCGGGAGCAGATCGAGGAGGGAGTCTCCCTGGTGGAGAAAGCCCTGAAGTCCCGCCGCTTCGGCTCCTACACACTGCAGGCTGCGATTGCGGCCGTCCATGCGGAGGCGGAGTCGGTCGCTGCGACTGACTGGCGGCAGATTGTTGCGCTTTACAACCAATTGGCGCGAATTCAGCCTTCGCCGGTCGTCCATCTGAATCGGGCCGTAGCCATTGCCATGCGCGATGGTCCAGAGGCTGGTCTGACGCATATCGATGCGGTCCTGGAGCATGGCGAATTGGCAAATTATTACCTGGCACATTCGGCCCGTGCGGAGATGTACCGCCGGCTGGGCAGGACCGCCGAAGCCCGGTCGTCCTATGAGAAAGCTCTCGCGCTGACCCAACAGGAACCGGAGCGGAAATTCCTGCAGGTGCGGCTTCTGCAGTTGAAATAA
- a CDS encoding YciI family protein, with amino-acid sequence MPQYLVAVYHPDDFDPSLVTEEMIEEIHALNRELIAAGARKFACGISPVANAKSLRVKPDGKVLVTDGPYTETKEHMGGFWILEAADLDGAMSWAMKGAVACRASGEVRELLFYPDPRGATE; translated from the coding sequence ATGCCACAGTATCTAGTTGCCGTTTACCACCCCGACGACTTCGATCCGTCGCTCGTAACCGAAGAAATGATCGAGGAGATCCATGCGCTTAACCGCGAATTGATCGCTGCCGGCGCGAGGAAGTTCGCCTGCGGCATTTCGCCGGTCGCCAACGCCAAGTCGCTGCGGGTAAAGCCCGATGGCAAGGTGCTCGTCACCGACGGGCCGTACACCGAGACCAAGGAACACATGGGCGGTTTCTGGATTCTGGAAGCCGCGGATCTGGACGGGGCGATGTCATGGGCGATGAAGGGGGCCGTTGCCTGCCGGGCGTCGGGCGAGGTGCGCGAGCTTCTTTTTTATCCAGATCCGCGGGGAGCGACGGAATAG
- a CDS encoding YciI family protein has product MKYLCFGYYDKDKFDGMTESERNAMFDACFDYDDHLRANGNWAGGEALQGPETALTLYWKNGKVATTDGPYAETKEQLGGLLVLEARDMNHAVQLMAQHPAMTYGNIFEIRPTGDMNEIIKASEQRRRQVVAS; this is encoded by the coding sequence GTGAAATACCTCTGTTTTGGCTACTACGACAAAGACAAATTCGATGGTATGACGGAGAGCGAGCGAAACGCCATGTTCGATGCATGTTTTGACTATGACGATCATCTTCGCGCCAACGGGAACTGGGCCGGTGGAGAAGCGCTTCAGGGACCGGAGACCGCCCTGACTCTGTATTGGAAGAACGGCAAGGTGGCAACGACCGATGGTCCCTATGCCGAGACCAAAGAACAACTCGGCGGCCTTCTCGTGCTTGAGGCACGGGACATGAATCATGCTGTCCAGCTGATGGCGCAGCATCCGGCGATGACCTATGGCAACATCTTCGAGATTCGGCCAACCGGGGACATGAACGAAATCATAAAGGCTAGCGAGCAGCGAAGGAGACAGGTCGTCGCATCCTGA
- a CDS encoding class IV adenylate cyclase: MRAIETEVKFRIRDVMNLERNLQHAGFERQTPRTFERNVLYDTPDRRLRNERQILRIRQYGDKWVLTHKALPVQGDTGPYKQRVETETTVGDGDMVAKIFASLGFMPAFTYEKWRTEWSDATGHCVLDETPIGLYAELEGPEDWIDRTAAALGVHRSEFMNLSYGRLFELWKQETESAANDLTFEAIGEGNTSWVPSAIEQNALR, encoded by the coding sequence ATGAGAGCGATAGAAACGGAAGTTAAATTCCGCATCCGCGACGTCATGAATCTGGAAAGAAATCTCCAGCATGCCGGTTTCGAGCGCCAGACCCCTCGAACCTTCGAGCGCAACGTGCTTTACGACACTCCAGACCGCCGGCTTCGCAACGAGCGCCAGATTCTGCGCATCCGGCAATATGGCGACAAGTGGGTCCTGACCCACAAGGCCCTGCCCGTCCAAGGCGACACCGGGCCCTATAAGCAGCGCGTCGAGACCGAGACCACCGTCGGGGACGGCGATATGGTGGCCAAGATCTTTGCGTCGCTGGGGTTTATGCCCGCATTTACTTACGAGAAATGGCGCACGGAGTGGTCCGACGCTACCGGTCACTGTGTTCTCGATGAGACGCCCATCGGCCTCTACGCCGAACTCGAAGGTCCCGAGGATTGGATCGACCGCACCGCAGCAGCCCTGGGAGTTCACCGGAGCGAGTTCATGAATCTTAGCTACGGACGCCTCTTCGAGCTGTGGAAGCAGGAGACCGAGAGCGCGGCCAACGATCTCACCTTCGAAGCGATCGGAGAAGGCAACACGTCGTGGGTGCCCAGCGCCATCGAGCAAAACGCTCTGCGCTAA
- a CDS encoding Ig domain-containing protein: MAHAENSSITVQPPSTTVDFRAHDVGTTTVPLPILFTNSGKNDLQINVWIDDSSAFRIERNGCGQSYSPGFSCEVWVVFAPRAPRTAGEVQQATLKYNYAPGEGDKGESEPVKLVLTGQAYLPEISVHPGSLSFPSNSSSGDAPQTVTLTNNSSAKLAIQRISASDGFDVQRPTPAEIGSHESVSLLVSPPSGGLLAAHGLLVVVSDSRLSPQFIPLATSARPIFFEHLPPNFGQSLFALIACLLYWLGMAAVRWNRIALRARKLLKAEIDNLLIDADQAAGAPSAVIAAIKDSVGDKFIKDFDPRQCSFGDFALWSRGDELAGWQRVHQAMVQLVTWLPDDRVAAKLEFLVGQLAGEDSCSHLLDLVKAELILATGKTADPGRRRALLRELLSAYYDREDTSYASLLSWQNKAGWLVSCGLFLILILTIGDGHGTLFLIGALGGLLSRLSRALHRTDTPSDYGASWTTVFLSPVTGALAGWAGILFCSVAVKFQILGKIFEQAWDDPHKPLVMGLALAFGFSERLLDNLFNQLDDKLGSDTTSPKPSSLPPGGLPPGGGPPPGPPSDRDRAATTIVTASLPSGKVGEPYPETPPLTVDPPIPKANWSAVSGLPEGLEISPSGQISGTPRGPAGSSTVHIKVEDPADASKSATKSLQIVIDPE, encoded by the coding sequence ATGGCTCACGCCGAGAATTCGTCGATCACCGTTCAGCCACCCTCAACGACGGTCGACTTCCGTGCTCATGACGTTGGCACTACCACTGTCCCGCTCCCCATCCTCTTCACTAACTCGGGCAAGAACGACCTCCAGATCAATGTGTGGATCGACGACTCCTCAGCCTTCCGAATCGAAAGGAACGGTTGCGGCCAGAGCTACTCGCCCGGCTTCAGCTGCGAGGTATGGGTAGTATTTGCTCCAAGAGCGCCCCGGACGGCGGGAGAGGTACAGCAGGCGACGCTGAAATATAACTATGCGCCCGGCGAGGGCGACAAGGGTGAGTCCGAGCCGGTCAAGCTTGTTTTAACCGGACAAGCGTATCTCCCCGAAATCTCGGTTCATCCCGGATCCTTGTCGTTCCCCTCGAATTCCTCCTCGGGGGATGCCCCGCAAACCGTCACGTTGACTAACAACAGCTCCGCAAAGCTCGCCATTCAGCGCATCTCCGCAAGCGACGGCTTCGATGTGCAGCGGCCGACGCCGGCCGAGATCGGTTCGCACGAATCGGTCAGCCTGCTGGTCAGTCCTCCCTCCGGCGGACTCCTTGCAGCCCACGGACTGCTGGTCGTCGTCAGCGATTCCCGGCTCAGTCCACAGTTCATCCCGCTCGCAACCAGCGCCAGACCCATATTCTTTGAGCATCTCCCTCCGAACTTCGGGCAGAGTCTCTTCGCCTTGATAGCTTGCCTGCTGTATTGGCTCGGGATGGCCGCAGTGCGATGGAACCGGATTGCTCTCCGGGCACGGAAGCTGCTCAAGGCAGAGATCGACAATCTCCTTATCGATGCGGACCAGGCGGCCGGCGCACCCTCCGCCGTCATCGCCGCAATCAAGGATTCGGTGGGCGACAAGTTCATCAAGGACTTCGATCCTCGGCAATGTTCCTTCGGCGACTTCGCGCTCTGGTCCCGCGGCGACGAGCTGGCGGGCTGGCAGCGGGTCCATCAAGCGATGGTGCAACTGGTGACCTGGTTGCCGGACGACCGGGTTGCTGCCAAGCTTGAATTTCTTGTCGGCCAGCTCGCCGGTGAAGACTCCTGCAGCCACCTGCTCGATCTGGTCAAGGCGGAGTTGATTCTGGCAACCGGGAAAACCGCCGATCCAGGCCGTCGCCGGGCCTTGCTGCGCGAGCTGCTCAGCGCCTACTACGACCGTGAGGATACCTCTTACGCGTCGCTGCTCAGCTGGCAGAATAAGGCAGGCTGGCTGGTCAGTTGCGGATTGTTTCTCATCCTGATCCTTACCATCGGTGATGGTCACGGAACTCTTTTCCTGATCGGCGCACTCGGCGGATTGCTCAGCCGTCTCTCTCGCGCGCTCCACCGGACCGATACCCCGAGCGACTACGGAGCATCTTGGACAACCGTCTTCCTTAGTCCCGTGACGGGAGCCCTTGCCGGTTGGGCCGGGATTTTATTCTGCTCGGTAGCCGTCAAATTCCAGATCCTGGGCAAGATCTTCGAGCAGGCATGGGACGACCCGCACAAACCGCTCGTCATGGGTCTCGCCCTGGCCTTCGGCTTCTCCGAACGCCTGCTGGATAACCTCTTCAATCAGCTCGATGACAAACTCGGAAGCGACACCACCAGTCCGAAGCCTTCATCGCTGCCCCCCGGCGGCCTTCCCCCCGGCGGAGGCCCTCCTCCTGGTCCTCCTTCGGATCGCGACCGTGCAGCGACAACCATCGTCACCGCTTCCTTGCCGAGCGGCAAAGTAGGAGAGCCTTATCCGGAAACCCCGCCACTTACCGTCGATCCACCTATTCCCAAAGCCAATTGGAGCGCCGTCTCCGGATTGCCAGAAGGCTTGGAAATCAGCCCTTCTGGGCAAATCTCGGGAACGCCTCGCGGGCCGGCCGGCTCTTCAACGGTGCACATCAAAGTCGAGGACCCCGCGGACGCGAGCAAGTCAGCTACTAAGTCGTTGCAGATTGTCATCGATCCGGAGTAG
- a CDS encoding M48 family metallopeptidase — protein sequence MFQLSAKDRYSLQLALSASLVLAPLSGWAQSTGTPTTTNPPAVTQAPVQSPPSQPTPSQTPSQPAPAPSAGGNTSATPDSTGPLPPPTVTPSAAPGTAPPAPPTDGKMPGVKPGSVDDVSAVGNRDIGARGMGNWYSTESEIKMGKSYSMEIEKSTKFITDPVITEYVNRIGQNIVKNSDCKVPFTIKVIDSDEVNAMALPGGFFYVNSGLILAADEEAELAGVMAHETAHVCAHHAAREQTRANYAQIGSMASMILIPGWAGYGIYEASGLAIPLTFLQFSREFEAQADYLGVQYMYRTGYDPQAFVTFFEKIQNLEKRKPGAVARAFSSHPQTPDRIEHSQQEIARILPPRDEYVVTTSEFDDVKARLARIENKRRLNDKSNGAKPTLRRASTTVGDPSTQGNNPNSASTTSTTDGQGDDQPTLHRRDN from the coding sequence ATGTTTCAACTGTCGGCAAAGGATCGGTACTCGCTCCAACTGGCGCTTTCGGCCAGCTTGGTTCTTGCTCCGTTGTCAGGCTGGGCCCAGTCGACGGGGACCCCAACAACGACGAATCCTCCTGCTGTGACCCAGGCGCCGGTCCAATCACCTCCGTCCCAACCAACGCCCAGCCAGACTCCGTCTCAACCGGCCCCTGCGCCGTCCGCCGGCGGCAACACGTCGGCGACCCCGGACTCCACTGGACCCCTGCCTCCTCCGACCGTGACCCCGAGTGCCGCCCCCGGCACCGCACCGCCGGCTCCTCCCACGGATGGCAAAATGCCGGGCGTAAAGCCGGGCAGTGTCGATGACGTCAGCGCGGTTGGCAATCGCGACATCGGCGCTCGCGGCATGGGCAACTGGTACTCCACCGAGAGCGAAATCAAGATGGGCAAGAGCTACTCGATGGAGATCGAGAAGAGCACCAAGTTCATCACCGACCCGGTCATCACCGAATACGTCAACCGCATCGGCCAAAACATCGTGAAGAATTCCGACTGCAAGGTCCCCTTCACGATCAAGGTCATTGACTCCGACGAAGTCAACGCCATGGCCCTTCCCGGGGGCTTTTTCTACGTGAATTCGGGATTGATCCTCGCAGCCGACGAAGAGGCTGAATTGGCGGGCGTGATGGCCCATGAAACTGCCCACGTCTGCGCCCACCATGCTGCGCGGGAACAGACCCGCGCTAACTATGCCCAGATCGGCAGCATGGCCTCCATGATCCTTATCCCCGGCTGGGCCGGATACGGCATCTACGAGGCGTCTGGACTCGCGATTCCCCTGACCTTCCTCCAGTTCTCGCGTGAGTTTGAGGCGCAGGCGGACTACCTCGGCGTCCAATACATGTACCGCACCGGCTACGATCCCCAGGCATTCGTGACCTTCTTTGAAAAGATCCAGAACCTCGAGAAACGGAAGCCCGGAGCGGTCGCCCGCGCCTTCTCGTCCCACCCCCAGACGCCCGACCGGATTGAGCATTCCCAGCAGGAGATCGCCCGGATTCTGCCTCCCCGCGACGAATACGTGGTGACGACCTCCGAGTTCGATGACGTCAAGGCAAGGCTCGCCCGCATCGAGAACAAGCGCCGCCTGAACGATAAATCGAATGGAGCGAAGCCCACGCTCCGCCGCGCCAGCACCACCGTCGGAGATCCAAGCACCCAGGGCAACAACCCCAACTCGGCTTCGACCACCAGCACCACTGACGGTCAAGGGGACGATCAGCCCACCCTCCACAGGCGCGACAACTAA